From one Plasmodium malariae genome assembly, chromosome: 12 genomic stretch:
- the PmUG01_12063200 gene encoding glucose-6-phosphate dehydrogenase-6-phosphogluconolactonase, putative, whose translation MDYQLFLESLEEASYLRKVKYLNAKDLTDFNIKAAYYICKEIHEKQLSNENGYVVIGLSGGRTPIDVYKNICLIKDVEIDKSKLIFFIIDERYKSDDHKFSNYKNIKFLFYELRINEKEQLFRPDTTKNLVECIREYNEKIKYMLKKYKKIDIAILGMGSDFHIASLFPNIFYNIYMNNYQNGYIYEDKSIHHMQNNENDNENDSLNLLKEYVYFTTTNNFDVRKRITVSLDVLGNALSKIFLLNSAEKLDLWKNMLLKSYIDANYNLYPAVYLIDTCNTTVITCGYENYTKQLQEIYDSNNSISSHTSNSFHKRELLTIIVFGCSGDLAKKKIYPAIFKLFCNKLLPKDLLVIGFARTAQDFESFFDKLVIYLKKCLHCYEDLSISQKRDLLNSFKHRCRYYIGNYACSESFENFNKYLIEVEQEAHSNEYTCYYNIIGEDKSCSSDLHKRGTNDEWSRCPPTDATDVAHSTANYTYVINRMLYLALPPHIFVSTLKNYKKHCLNSNGTDKILLEKPFGNDLESFKILSKQILENFNEQHIYRIDHYLGKDMVSGLMKLKFTNTFLLSLMNRHFIKCIKITLKETKGVYGRGQYFDPYGIIRDVMQNHMLQLLTLITMEDPIDLSDESVKNEKVKILKCIPSIKLEDSIIGQYIKSNNYQEDNSNEDNIDESKRNHSYHDDPHIDANSITPTFCTCILYINSINWYGVPIIFKTGKGLNKDICEIRIQFHNIMGSSDENMYNNEFVIILQPVEVIYLKMMIKKTGCEEMEEVQLNLTVNEKNKKANVPEAYETLLLECFKGYKKKFISDEELYESWRIFTPLLNELQEKQIKPLKYPFGSSGPKEVFDLVKKYYNYGKNYTNTPEFVRKSSIYEDNLLDINWEKKCLKTS comes from the coding sequence ATGGACTATCAACTATTTTTAGAAAGCTTGGAGGAAGCGAGTTATCTACGCAAGGTGAAGTACCTTAATGCTAAGGACTTAACAGATTTTAACATAAAAGCAGCATATTATATTTGCAAGGAAATACATGAAAAGCAGTTAAGTAACGAAAATGGTTATGTAGTTATAGGATTATCAGGGGGTAGAACACCTATCgatgtttataaaaatatatgtttaattaaaGATGTAGAAATTGATAAAAGtaaactaattttttttataattgatGAAAGATACAAAAGTGATGATCATAAATTTAGtaattataagaatattaaatttttattttatgaattacGTATAAATGAGAAGGAACAATTGTTCAGACCAGACACAACAAAGAATCTTGTTGAATGTATAAGagaatataatgaaaaaataaagtacatGCTGAAAAAATACAAGAAAATTGATATAGCAATATTAGGTATGGGTAGTGACTTTCATATAGCTAGTTTATttccaaatatattttataatatatatatgaataattatcaaaatgggtatatatatgaagataAGTCAATTCATCATAtgcaaaataatgaaaacgATAATGAGAATGACagtttaaatttattaaaagaatatgtatattttacaacTACTAATAATTTTGATGTTCGAAAAAGAATTACAGTATCTTTAGATGTATTAGGAAATGCActaagtaaaatatttttattgaattcCGCAGAAAAATTAGACCTATGGAAAAATATGCTTTTAAAATCATATATAGATGcgaattataatttataccCAGCTGTTTATTTAATAGATACTTGTAACACTACTGTTATAACATGTggttatgaaaattatacaaaacaGTTACAAGAAATTTATGATTCCAATAATTCCATATCATCCCACACTAGTAATAGCTTTCATAAAAGAGAATTATTAACTATAATTGTTTTTGGCTGTTCAGGTGATttggcaaaaaaaaaaatatatccagctatatttaaactattttgtaataaattattaccaAAAGATTTATTAGTAATTGGTTTTGCTAGAACAGCACAAGATTTTGAATCCTTTTTTGATAAACTAGTCATATATTTGAAGAAGTGTTTACATTGTTATGAGGATTTGTCTATTTCGCAAAAAAGAGATCTCTTAAATTCGTTCAAACATAGGTGCAGGTACTATATTGGTAATTATGCCTGTTCAGAAagttttgaaaattttaataaatatttgataGAGGTGGAGCAGGAAGCGCACTCCAATGAGTACACGTGttattacaatattataGGTGAGGATAAATCGTGCAGTAGTGATTTACACAAAAGGGGCACAAATGATGAATGGTCAAGATGTCCTCCAACGGATGCAACTGATGTAGCACATTCCACGGCGAACTATACTTATGTGATAAACAGAATGCTGTATTTAGCATTACCTCCGCACATTTTTGTTAGTAcattaaagaattataagAAACATTGTTTGAACAGCAATGGGACggacaaaatattattagagAAACCTTTTGGAAATGATTTGgaatcttttaaaatattatcaaaaCAGATATTAGAAAATTTCAATgaacaacatatatatagaatagaTCATTATTTAGGTAAAGATATGGTTTCAGgattaatgaaattaaaatttacgaatacttttttattatccttAATGAATAggcattttattaaatgcattaaaattaccttaaaagaaacaaaagGAGTATATGGTAGAGGTCAGTATTTTGATCCATATGGTATCATAAGAGATGTTATGCAAAATCATATGTTAcaattattaacattaataACTATGGAGGATCCTATAGATTTAAGTGATGAATCagttaaaaatgaaaaggttaaaatattgaaatgtATACCATCTATAAAATTAGAAGATAGTATTATTGGTCAATATATCAAATCAAATAATTATCAGGAAGATAATTCGAATGAAGATAATATTGATGAATCAAAAAGAAATCATAGTTATCATGATGATCCACATATAGATGCAAATTCAATTACTCCCACATTCTGTACATGtatcttatatattaattctatTAATTGGTATGGTGTTccaataatatttaaaacagGAAAAGGATTAAATAAAGACATATGTGAAATCAGAATTcaatttcataatattatggGCTCATCTGatgaaaatatgtataacaatgagtttgttattattttacaacCTGTTGAAGTAATATATCTAAAAATGATGATCAAAAAAACTGGATGTGAGGAAATGGAAGAAGTACAATTAAATTTAAcagttaatgaaaaaaataaaaaagccaATGTCCCAGAGGCATATGAAACTTTATTATTAGAATGTTTTaaaggatataaaaaaaaatttatttcagaTGAAGAACTATATGAATCATGGAGAATATTTACCCCCTTATTAAACGAATTAcaagaaaaacaaattaaaccATTGAAATATCCATTTGGTTCATCAGGGCCAAAAGAAGTTTTTGATCTTgtgaagaaatattataactatggaaaaaattatacgaaCACTCCTGAATTTGTCAGAAAATCTTCCATTTATGAGGATAATCTGCTAGATATTAATTGGGAAAAGAAGTGTCTTAAAACCAGTTAA